Proteins encoded together in one Microcaecilia unicolor chromosome 3, aMicUni1.1, whole genome shotgun sequence window:
- the LOC115464340 gene encoding lymphotoxin-alpha-like, with product MDTSHLYTPVTPQRDLEQEPVQGQGRSREGGCRLLGGLCVLSLLVVAVLLFLSHTQLQKQEESRDTLKEAKGTMEAAGHPEALKFQANHDGKTAAHLEGERDTSGRLQWLDSTPHTFTQQGLRLVNNSMVIPAMGLYFVYSQVVFRGLGCLENQPIYLSHMVTRFSTQYPTQFPLMKAQKSVCTDVSPSHHKRRPKNLWSKSIYQGALFTLEKGDFLSTSTNGMEHLSRDSGTAFFGAFML from the exons ATGGACACCTCACACCTGTACACTCCTGTCACCCCACAGAGGGACCTGGAGCAGGAGCCGGTACAGGGGCAGGGGAGGAGCAGAGAAGGGGGCTGCCGACTCCTTGGAGGTCTGTGTGTGCTCTCGCTGCTGGTGGTTGCTGTCCTGCTCTTCTTGTCCCACACCCAGCTTCAGAAGCAG GAAGAATCCAGAGACACCTTGAAAGAGGCAAAAGGCACCATGGAAGCTGCTG GACACCCCGAAGCCTTGAAGTTTCAAGCCAACCATGATGGGAAGACCGCGGCTCATTTAGAAG gagaACGTGATACCTCTGGCCGCCTGCAATGGCTGGACTCCACTCCCCACACTTTCACCCAGCAAGGCCTGAGACTTGTCAATAATTCTATGGTGATCCCCGCAATGGGCCTCTACTTTGTATACTCCCAGGTGGTCTTCAGGGGACTTGGCTGTCTGGAAAACCAACCCATCTATCTTTCCCACATGGTTACCAGATTCTCCACGCAGTATCCAACACAATTTCCACTGATGAAGGCTCAGAAATCTGTCTGTACTGATGTGAGCCCCAGCCACCACAAGAGAAGACCCAAAAACCTTTGGTCAAAATCTATCTACCAAGGGGCATTGTTCACTTTGGAAAAGGGGGACTTCCTCTCAACATCGACTAATGGTATGGAGCACCTAAGTCGGGATTCCGGAACTGCATTCTTTGGTGCCTTCATGCTCTGA